GCGTAGCTGTGAGTAGGTCATGACCGAGAGCGGTACGAAGAAGAAGGCGTAGCCGAAGCCTTGCAGGACGCGGGCCAGGGCGTAGTGGCTGTAGTCGGTGTCGAGCGTGAGGCGGCTGTAGTGGATCATCGAGATGCCGATGACGACGAGGGCTCCGAAGAGCAGCACGCGTGGATGGACGATGCGGCGCTGGACGAGCTGTGCTCCGACCGGCGCGAGCAGCGTGATGACGAAGGCTCCGGGTCCGAGGACGAGTCCGGCGTCGATGGCGCGGTAGCCGTAGAGGGACTGAAGGATCTGCGGGATCATCGTCGTCGTGGCGAAGAGGCCGAAGCCGAAGATGAAGTAAAAGACGCAGGCGATGGCGAAGTTGCGGGTCTTGAGCAGGCGGAAGTCGACCAGCGGATCGCGCTGGCGCAGCTCCCAGAAGACGGCGCTGGTGAGGCAGACGATGCCGATGGCGAAGCACCAGCGGATGAAGACGGAGCCGAACCAGTCGTCGATCTGGCCACGGTCGAGCAGGACTTCGAGCGCGGCGGAGCCGAGGCCGATGAGCGCGATGCCGATGCCGTCGACGCTGAGCTTGCCGTTGACCCGTACGGTCTTGCGCTCCTGCTCGAAGGCGGGTGGATCGTGGACGAAGCGGTTGGTGAGGAAGAGCGACATGAGGCCGATGGGGATGTTGATGAGGAAGACCCAGCGCCAGTTATAGTTATCGGTGATCCAGCCGCCGAGCACGGGGCCGATGGCGGGCGCGGTGACGATGGCGACGGTGTAGAGTGCGAAGGCCGAGGCGCGCTGCGCGGGCGGGAAGGTATCGACGAGGATGGCCTGCTCGACCGGGGCCAGGCCGCCGCCGCCGATGCCTTGCAGCACGCGGGCCATGAGCATGATGGTGAGCGAGGGCGCGATGCCGCAGAAGAACGAGGTGATGGTGAAGAGCGCCACGCAGGCCATGTAGTAGTTCTTGCGGCCGAAGACACGCGAGAGCCAGGCCGACATGGGGAGAATAACGGCGTTGGCGACCAGGTAGGTGGTCAGAATCCAGGTGACCTCGTCGAAGGAGCGGCCGAGTCCTCCGGCGATGTAGGGCAGCGAGACGTTGGCGATGGAGGTGTCGAGCAGCTCCATGAAGGTGGCGATGGTGACGGTGAGGGCAACGACCCAGGGATTGATGACGGCGCGCGCGATAGGGTGGGCGGCGGGTTTGATGACTGCGGTGGCCATGGATGTCCTGAGTGTTCTGGGTACAAAGATGCTGCGGAGATTTATGAGACCGAACGGTTTCTTTTCTCATCTGATTCGTCAAAGGATGAGACCGATGCGTCTTTTTTTCTTCGGCTGGAATTTTTGTGCGAGGCAGGGCGATGCGTAAGGGCGAGATGACGCGGCAGAGGATCATCGAGGAGGCGGCCCCGATCTTCAATCAGCGGGGCTTCGCGGGCTGCTCGATGCAGGATGTGATGGCGGCCACGGGGCTCGAAAAGGGCGGGCTGTACCGGCACTTTGCGACCAAGGAAGAGCTGGCGGTGGAGGCGTTCCGCTATGCGGTGAGCCGGTCGGTGCGGACGAAGTCTGAGGGGCTGGACGAGGTGGAGGGCGCGGTGAACAAGCTGCGGCATCTGATTCAGCAGTTTGTGGAATCGCCCTCGAGGATTCCGGGTGGGTGCCCGTTGATGAACACGGCGGTGGACGCCGACGACGGCAACGAGGTGCTGCGCGGGCTGGCCCGCGAGGGAATCGCGGAGTGGCGGGAGCGGCTGGTGAAGATCATCACGACGGGGATGAGGGCCGGGGAGATTCGCCGGGATACGGTGCCGCGGCGGCTGGCCAATACGCTGATCTCGACGGTGGAGGGGGCGTTGATGATTAGCCGTCTGGAGGGGACGAAGACGGCGTTGAAAGATGCACAGACGGTGCTGGAGGTTGTATTGGAGAGCCTGGGTGCGGAGGTTGCCGCGCACTGAGATTAGCGGGGATGCAGGGTTTCGGGATCGCTTGGAATAAGCAAGAATGGAAGGGTGATCGTTCTTGCAGACGGGGAGTGATCGCCGGGAGACCCTATGCGTGGAAACAGCTTGTTCATCGTGGTGCGTGGAGCCGTTGTAGTTGCTCTGGGTGGTGTGTGTGCAGCCGGTTATGCCCAGGCTCCGCAGGCGTCTGGAGTAAAGATTGCTTCGGCGATGCAGTCTTCGCCGAGCGCCAATGACGGTATCGCAAGGGCGCTGGCCTCGTGTCCTTCGGTCGGGGGATGCACGGTGGAGGTCGACCAGAACTACCACGGTGTGGAAGAGCTGCCGGTGCCGAAGACCGATTTGACGGCCCTGATCGACCTGCGCGGCGGTTCGAACCGACGGACTGTACACAATCCTCCGCTGACATGGCAATCGGTCGATTTTCTGAATGTGTTGTTCGACAATCCTCTGGGAGCGCAGCCGACCAAGGCCGGTGGCTGGGGGGGCTATCATGTGGGCGCGCGGACGACTCATCTGCAGATGACGAGTCCCGGCTGGTCGCTCGGGGTCCCCTCCGCGGGAGCCGGAGGCTGGACTACTGCGAACATCGAGGATCTGCAAGGGGATTACTTCGGGTCCGGGATCAACCAGGGACTTGGGATCAGGTTGGAGAGCCGTGGCATCGGGGATAAGGCCGGGGAGTACATCTACAACTACTGCTATGGGGGGTTGCGCGCAGGGGCCGATGAGGGGTGTGAGGGGCTGGCGCTGCACGCGGGAGAAGGCGAGCCGCAATATGCCGGAACGGTGACGGGACCAGCCGGGGTGAGGCCGGGGGCGACGATGATCAAGACCTTTGCGGATGAGAAAAAGGGGCAGGATCCCGGCAACCAGGGCGTCGGGCGCACGTGGGTGGAAGATGCTCCGCTGGCGTCGGTGGTGGTGGCCGGGATCGCCCGCTCCAAGGCCTACGATATTCCGGTCCCGATGAGTCTCGATCCGGATCATGCTCTGCCCGCCGAGCTGGTCTCGACCGGCTGGGGAACATTGAATGATTCGGTTGCAGTGCCGCAGGTGGTTGAGGCCGGTGGGACGACCAGCGCCACCTTTGACGTGACCCTGCTGGGTGGGGGATTTACCGCTCATCCCGGCGATACTCTGTGCTTTGGCGGCTCCTTTCACGAGCAGGCGCTGGTGACCGAGGCGACCGGACCGCATGGCACGCACCTGACGGCCGCCCTGCGCCACTCGCATGTGAAGGGATCGTGGGTCTCGCAGGGCGGAGCGGCCTGCAGCATGATCGACTTTGACGCGAACCATATCGCCTCCGACCAGAAGGGTGGCCACACCTTTGATTTTCCCTTCGATGTGATTGCGGCCACGGATACGAAGACGCTGATGGTGACCCAATTCGATCGTGGCAGAGGCTTGCCGGAGATATACCGGGGGAATCTGATCCTGGGAGCCACGGTGGTGAATCCGCGGGGAGGCGCGATTACGAACCAGCATGGCACGATCACGATTCCGGTGGACGATGGGGTGATGAAGCAGAACCCCGCGCTGATGAACCAGCCGGTGGTCACGATCTCGGGCGCGCACACGGCGTCCTTCAACGGGCTGTGCAAGGACTTTCTTTATGTGAAGCCGGGGACGGCGACCTGTACCGGGAACCCGGCGCACGATGGCGATACAGATAACGTGCCGCTGCATATATCGGTCGGCACGACGCCCTATGGCAACGGCACGGCGACGCTGCATCGTGCGGCGGAGATCGTCGATGTGCGGAACACGGAGCTGCTGAACACGGACCCGCAGCATGTAGTGGACGGGACGCTGACGCTCGAGGCAAATCAGCTGCTGAACAAGATTGGATCGATGGGTCATATTCCGCATGACTATGCGGAGGGCGTTCATCCCCTCCAGGCCATTGGGCATATCTATAACCCGTATTCGGTTAACTACTTTTCTGCCGGAGTCGTGATTGGAATGATGGGGAAGGGGGTACGGGGCGTTAGCGGGATCAGCCTCAATAGCCTGGCGGCTTATACGGGTGTCAACATGTCTCCAAATACGAACTATGTGGGGTTGGGAGGCACGGCGTATCCGCCCAACTTCCTCACCGCCAAGGGAGTATATGAAAACTTGTTTCAGTCGCAGTTTGCGCCGTATCCGTCGGGGAGCGTAGGTGTCTACTTCGGCTGCCCGCCGACATCGTATTACGAGTGCAAAGATGAGATCTTCAGCTACTCGCCGAATCTTTATAAGGGCTACAAGGGCGAGCTGAGAGACAACTGGACTCCATACACGGACGAGTATCTGAGGAAGGTCTCGGGCGGCGGGACGGCGTCCACTGAGCGGCAGACGCCTGCCGGGTTTGGGTTCGATGCTCCGGTGACGGCGACGGCGGTGGCTACGCCGATGTATACGCCGAAGTCTTCCACCGCCGACTGCCCGAAGGACCACGCGGGCAAGCAGGTGGTCGGGGCCATCTGGGGAGATGGAAGCTATCTCTACCAGTGCGTGGCCCCGAACAAGATCAAGCGGACGGCTGCGTTGAGTGACTTTTAGAAGTTAGCCGGTAGTACATGGCCGGGGTGACGATGAGGCTGAGGCCGACCGAGATGACCAGTCCGCCGATGACCGAGATGGCCAGCGGTTGCAGCATCTGAGAGCCGGCTCCGAAGGCAAAGGCCAGCGGCAACATGCCGCACATTGCCGCTACCGCTGTCATGATGATGGGGCGCAGGCGGCGCTGGGCGGCGTGGATCATGGCGTCGAGCGCGCTGGCTCCCTCGGCGCGGGCGCGCTCGTCGGCATCGAGCAGCAGGATGCCGTTCTTGGCGACGATGCCGATTACCATGATGAGGCCCATGAAGCTGGCCACGTTGAAGTCCGTGCGGGTGATGAGCAGGGCGAAGACGACACCCGCGATGGACAGGACGGAGCTGGTGAGGATGGCGATGGGGGCGGAGAAGTTGCGAAACTCGGCCAGCAGGACGCCGAAGACGAGGGCCAGCGCGAGCAGGAGGACGCGGGCGAGGTCGGCGAAGGACTTCTGCTGTTCCTGATAGGTGCCGCCGTACTCGACCCGAACAGACGCGGGCAGGTTGAGGTTGGCGACGGCCTGCTTGACCTGCGTCATGGCTCCACCGAGGTTGGTGCCCTCGAGACGGCCGCTGACGAGAACCACTTGCTGGAGGTTCTCGCGGCGGATCTCGTTCTGGGGAGGTAGTTCGGTGATCTGGGCCAGCGCGCCGAGTGTGGCGGTGTGGCCGGAGGCGGAGTTGAAGACGGTGTTGGAGATGGCCGAGAGCGAGGCGCGGTGCTCGTCGGACATGCGGACGCGCACGGTGTAGGGGCGGCCATCGACGATGACGGGGGTGGTGGCGAGCAGACCGTCGAGCAGGCTGGTGGCGTCCTCGGCGATCTCCTGCGGGGTGAAGCCAAGGCGGCTGGCGACGGCGGGGTCGACGGTGAAGTTGGTGGCCGGGCCGGAGAGGGTGTTGTCGACGCCGTTCTGGGTGTCCACGATGCCGGGGATGGAGGCGATGGCGGCCTGCACCCTGGGCGCGAGGGTGTGGATGAGGTTGGCGTCGGTGGAGAAGAGCTTGATCTGGATGGGCTCGGGCGAGTTGGATAGGTCGCCGATCATGTCTTCGAGGACCTGGGTGAACTCGACGTCGAGCGCGGGTTCGGCCTTGTTGACCTTGGCGCGGACGTCGGCGATGACCTCGTCGATGGCACGGTCGCGGTTGGGTTTCAGGCGGACGGAGATGTCGCCGTAATTAGCCTCTGTAACTGCTGCAAGCCCCAATTGAAGGCCAGTCCGGCGGCTGGTGATCGAGACCTCGGGCGTGTCGTGGAGGATCTTTTCGACGTGGGTGAGGACGCGGTTCGTGGTCTCGAGCGAGCTGCCCGCGGGCATGGTGTAGTCGAGGATGAAGGCGCCCTCGTCCATCTCGGGCAGCAGGTTGGAGCCGAGGCCGTTGTAGGCGAAGTAGCCCGCGACGATGAGGACGGCGGCGATGGCGACGAGCGCCCAGGAGCGGGTAAGGGTCCAGTTGAGCGCCTTGGTGTGGACGGCGTGGACGCGGCTCATGATGGGGCCGTTGTCGTCGTGGTGTCGAGGGGCTTCGCCGTCGTGCTTGCGCAGGAGTGAGAGCGAGAGGGCGGGCGTGAAGGTGAGGGCGAGCAGCAGCGAGGTGAGCAGCGCCGCCGTCATGGTGATGGCCAGCGCGCGGAAGAAGCTGCCGGTGACGCCCGAGACCGCGACCAGCGGCAGGAAGACCACGACCGGGGTGATGGTCGAGCCGATGAGCGGGGTGGTGATCTCGCGCAGGGCGAGGCGGACGGCGTCGGCGCGGGACTGGCCCGCGTCGCGGTGGACGACGACATTCTCGACGACCACGATGGCGTCGTCGATGACCAGGCCGATGGCCGCGGCGAGGCCGCCGAGGGTCATCAGGTTGAAGCTCTGGCCGATGGCCCAGAGGAAGAGGATGGTGATTGCGACGGTGACCGGGATGACCAGGCCCGCGACGAGCGAGGAGGTCCAGTCGCGCAGGAAGAGGAAGAGGATCAGGCAGGCCAGCACGAGGCCGATGAGGATGGCGTCGCGGACGCTGGAGATGCTGGCGCGGACCAGCTCGGACTGGTCGTAGAAGGGAGTGAGGTGGACGCCGGGGGGTAGGGTCTTGCGGAGCCGATCTACCTCGGCGGCGACGGCCGTGGCCACGGAGACGGTGTTGCTGGAGGGCTGACGCGCGATGTTGAGGAGGACGGAGGGTTTGCCGTCGGCGTCGACCATGGTGTAGATGGGGAGGGCTGCGGGGCCGATGGTGCCGACGTCGGAGATGCGGACGGGCGAGCCGCCGGGGGTGGTCTTGACGACGAGCTGGGAGAGCGATTCGACGTCCTTGGCCTGCGCTCCGACGAGGCCGAGGATGAGCTGGTGGTCGGCCTGGTAGAGGCCGGGCGAGTCGATGATGTTGGAGGCTTGGACGGCGTTGACGATGTCGAGCAGGGTGACGCCCGTGGCCTGGAGGCGCGCGGGGTCAGGGACGATGTGGAACTCGGGCACCTGCCCGCCCTGCACGATGACGGTGCTGACGCCGTTGACGCGGTTCAGGGGCGGTTTGAGGTTGTAGGTGGCGAGCTGCCAGAGGGCGGTCTGGGAGATGGTTTGGGGGCCTCGGTCGTCGGCGGTGAGGGCGTAGCCGACGATGGGGAAGGTGGCGAAGGTGAGGCGGTTGGTGGTGATCTTCGCCGTGGAGGGCAGCTCGGAGGAGATCTTCGAGAGCGCGGCGTCGGTGAGCTGGAGGGTGCGGAACATGTCCACGTTCCAGTCGAAGAAGAGGCTGATCTCGGCCGAGCCGCGGCTGGTGGTGGAGCGCACGGTCAGCAGGCCGGGGACGCTGTTGACGGCGTCTTCGATGGGCTTGGTGAGCAGGACCTGCATCTGCTCGACGGGCATGACGCCGTTGTCGATGCCGATGACGACGCGGGGGAAGTTGGTGTCGGGGAAGACGGAGATGGGCACCTGGAAGGCGGCATAGATGCCTGTCAGGGTAAGGATGGCGAGGAAGAAAAAGATGGGCTTGGCGGCCCGGGTGAGCCAGAAGTTTTTGTCTTCAGCGGGCGTGAGGGCGCTCATTACTTGCCCCCTTCTTTTTTGTCCGCCGGATCGTCTTCCTTAGCCTCGGCGGGGCCGATCTTGACCTTGGTGCCGTCGTCGAGGCCGTAGCCGCCGCCGATGATGACGTTGTCGTCGGGCTTGAGGCCGTCGACGATCTGGGTGGTCTCCTCGGTCTGGATGCCGACGGTGACGGGGCGCTTCTTGGCGGTGCCGTCGGAGGCGATGACCAGGACGAACTTGCCGGGGGCTTCGGTGGAGCGCTGCACGGCGTCGGTGGGGATGAGCATGGCCTTCGGGATGGTGAGGCCCTCGAGCGTGGCGTGGAGCGGGGTTCCGGCCTTGAGCCTGCCGTCCTTGTTGGGGACGCTTAGCCAGACCTCGACCGTGGTGCTGCCGGGGTCGAGCGCGGGGCTGATGAGGGAGACCTTGGCTTCGACGGGCTTGTCGAGGCCGGGCACGGTGAGGGTGGCGGGCGAGCCGACCTCGAGCCGCTGCGCCTGGGCCTGCGAGAGGTGCAGCTTGGCGAGCAGGGTGGAGGTGTCCATGATGGTGAGGATGGGCGCGCCGGGCGCGGCGGTCTCGCCCGCGAAGAGGGGACGGTCGGTGACGACGCCGGAGATGGGGGTGCGGATGTTGGTGTAGCTGAGCTGGGCTTCGGCGCCGAGGTACTTGCCCTTGGCGGAGGCGAGCTGGCCCTTGGCGGTCTCGAGCGAGGAGGTGGTGCCTACTTTGGCGAGTGCGTCAAAACGCTGCTTGGCGATGTCGTAGGCGGCCTGGGCCTGAACCGCCGTGGTACGGGCGGTGTCGAGGTCGCGGCCGGGGATGGCTCCCTGAGAGAAGAGCTGCTGGCGGCTGGCCAGGATGCTGTTCTGGAGGTCGAGCGTGGCCTTGGCCTGGCTGAGGTCGAGGCGGGCGCGGGTCTGGTCCTCGGGCACGGTGGAGAGCGTGGCGGCGTTGTAGGTGGCCTTGGCCGCGTCGTAGGCTCCGCCGTTGTCGATGGCGGCGGCGGCGAGGTCGCTGTTCTCGAGCACGGCTACGAGCTGGCCCGCGGAGACGTGGGCTCCGCGCTGGACGTAGAGTTTCTTGATGGGCGCGGTGATCTTGGGTACGATGGCCGCCTGGGCGACGGGGGCCAGGGTGGCGTCGCCGGTGATCTCCTCGGTGATGGTGCCGGAGGTGGGGTGCTCGGCCTGCACGATGGCTTCGGGCTTGGCGGTGTCGTCGGCTGCCTGCTTGCAGCCGGTCAGGAGGAGGCCGATCGAGAGAAGTGGGAGGGAGAGGTTTTTCATGGGCTAGAAGGTTCCCGTCAGGATCTGGAGGTTGGCCAGCGCGAGCTGGTAGCGGACGGTGCCGTCCTGGGCCGCAAGCTCGGCGGCGGTGAGGGAGCTTTGGGCGTCGACGACCTCGAGGACTGTGGCCTCGCCAGCGGTGTAGCGCAGGCGGGTGAGGCGCAGGCTCTCGCGCGCGGTGGCGACGCTGAGGCCGAGGGAGTCGAGCTGGTCGTGGGCCAGGGCGGCCTCGTTGTAGAACTCTTCGAGGTCGGCGATGAGCTTGCGCTGGATGTTGGTGAGGACGACCTTGGCGGCGTCGCGCAGGATGTGGGCCTGCTTGACGCGGTGCTGGGTGGCGAACCAGTCCCAGACGGGGACGTCGAGCGTGGCCGAGGCGGAGTAGCCGAGGTTGCGGACGCCCTCGGGGCCGTTGGCGGCGAACTGCGCGGCGTCGATACCGTAGCTATAGTTGAGCGCGAGGTCGGGCAGGTAGGCGGCGCGGGCGGCGGTGATGCCGAGATCGGCGGCGTGGAGACTGGCCAGGGCGCTGCGCAGCTCGGGGTTGTTGGCGGAGGCGGCGGTCTCGACGTCGGCGCGGGAGGCTAACGGCTTGGGCGCGGGCAGCTCGACGGTGTAGGGCGAGCGCGGGTCGGGGAAGAGCAGGACGGCCAGGTCGAGGCGGGATTTTTGGGCTTGCAGTTGGGCGTCGGAGAGGTCGCGCTGGCGCTGCTGCAAGGTCAGGTCGGCCTTGATGACGTCGGCGTGGGCGGACTCGCGGGCGTCTTCGCGCTGGCGGGTCTGCTTCGAGAAATCGGCGGCCTCGGCGGCGGCGCGGGTCTCGATGGTGACCTTGCCCTGGGCGGTGGTGGAGGCGTAGAAGAGGCCGATGACGGTGGCGGTGAGGCCGCGGCGGCTGATCTCCAGCTCGGCGGCGGCGACGGCGTTGGCCGCGTCGGCGCGGGAGACGGCGTTGACCTGGGCGAGGCCGATGGTCTCGTTGACCTGGGCCTGGCTGACGTACTCGTGGACGGTGTTGTTGGCGATGAAGCGTGGAGCGGACTGGCTGCCCGTGGAGCCAGCCTGGTTGGTCGCGCCGTTGGCCTGGGTAAAAAGATACTGATTGTGATACACAACCGACGGCAGCAGGGCCGAGCGGGCGATGGAGCGATCGAGCTGAGCGGATTTGCTGGCGGCGAGTGCGGCGGCGAAGCCGGGCTCGTTGGCGCGGGCCAGTGCGAGGGCTTGGTCGAGCGTGATGTCGGGCGCGGAGCTGGTGGCCGAAGTGAGAGAGCTGGTTTGGGACGGGCCTGTCTGTGGTGGTGTGGTCTGGGCCAGAGCGGAAGAGGCCAGCGATACCGTGGTGAGGATTGCGAGTTGGGGAAGTAGCTTCATAGAAGTTCTTTAGAGAATAAAGATGTTGTTTTGCCGGGCGGTCACGGCTGCGTGTTTGTGAGCATTGATGCTGGTTCTACCCTGCCCATGTGCGATAAAGCTGCGCATGGGCAGGGTATCCGGTTTCGAATATGCTCGCTGCCGACCAACGGGAGGCACTCAGAAGATCATCCTGCCCATACCGCAACGAGAACGGTATGAAGTACCCTAGCGGCCGACGACCAGGACGGTGAAGGTGCCGGGACGGGATTGGGCGCGACTTGTGGCCGGGTGTGGCCGGTGCGGGGTTGGGGGAGAACTTCGCGGTGACGGTGTAGAGCTTGCCGGTGGCGGCGTCGAAGGTCATGGTGCGCGCGCCCTTCATGGTGGTGAGGTTCTGCACCACGGGGAAGCCGGGTTTGGCGGTGTCGATGACGGTCATGGTGCCGTCGCCGTTTGAGGAGAAGACCAGTTTGGACTTGGGATCGAAGCTGGTGGCGTCGGGGTCTGCGCCGATGGTGGGGGTGGCGAGAGACTTGCCGGTGTGGATGTCGGTGACGGCCATCTTGTTGCCGTCGCACACGGCGAAGAGGCGTCCGGCGGCGCGGTCGAAGGACTGGCCGGAGGGCGATTCGCAACCAGCGAGCGGCCAGGTGGCGGTGACCTTCTGGGCCTTCGCGTCGAGGCGGACTACGGAGTTCTTATCCTCAATGTTGACGAAGACGGTGCCCTTGTCGTCGGTGACGGGAAACTCGGGTTTGCCGGGAAGGGCTACGAGGCCAATAGCCTTGCGCTGGTTTACGTCGATGACCGTCGCGTTGTGGCTGGTGCCATTGAAGGCCCAGAGGGTGCCCGTGGAGCGCTCGAGGACCATGCCGTCGGGGTTGGTGCCTGCGGGGATCTTGGCGAGTGTGGCCAGGCTGGTGGTGTCGAAGACGACTACGTTGTTCGCTCCGCCGTCGGAGATGAAGCCGGTCTTGCCGTCGGGCAGGATGACGATGCCGTGGCAGCGGGTGAGGCCGTCGATGGAGCCGATGGCTTTGCCGGTGGTGGTGTCGACTACATCGACCTTGGTCTGGTGGGCGATGTAGAGGCGGTGCGCGCTGGAGTCTACGGTGAGGTAGTCCCAGCCGCCGTCGCCGCCGATGACCCAGCGCTGCTCGACCTGGAAGGGCTTCTGCGCGAGGGCGCTGGAGGCGGCGAGCGGAGCGCCGATGCAGAGGGCAATGAGGAGAGAGCGGACTTTCGACATGAACTGAGGCTCCGTGGCGCATGGTTGACTGCGCATGATCGTTACTATCGCAGGAGCAGCTTAACCGAGCCTTAAGAATGCAGGGTTTTTGTGGCGTATTCGGTCTCAAGTGGGGCCGACGCGAGTGGCAGCGTGACGATGGCGGTGGTGCCTGCGCCGGGTTTGCTCTCGAGGCAGATCTCGCCGTGAAAGCGCTGCACGATGGCCTTGACGATGGAGAGGCCGAGGCCGGTGCCGCCGGTGCGGCGGCTGCGGGAGGCGTCGCCGCGATAGAAGCGGTCGAAGACGTGGGGGAGGATCTCGGGGGCGATGCCCTCGCCGTCGTCTTCGATGCGTAGCTCGGCGATGTTGTCGTGAGTGTCGACGATGGCGCGGATCTCGCTGTCGTGCGGGCTGTGTTGCAGCGCGTTGTGGATGAGGTTGGAGCAGAGCAGGTGCAGGCGCTCGGGGTCGATGGCGGCGAAGACCGGCTGGGTGGCGTGGATGCTGAGGGCGATGTGCGAGACCTTGGCCAGCGTGCGGAAATGCTCGGTGACGTCGTGTAGGACGCTGACCAGATCGACAGGTTCGGGGGCTGCTGGGGCCTGCTGCTGGCCTTCGAGTTCGCGGCCTTCGAGGCCAGCTAATGTGAGCATGCTGGCTACGAGGTACTCCATACGTTCGCAGTCGATCTGGATGCGTTCGAGGCCCTCCTCGTACTCCGCGACGGAACGGCTGCGCATGGTGAGGAGCTGGAGCGAGGACTTGAGGACGGCTACGGCGGTCTTCAGCTCGTGGGCGGCGTCGCTGACGAACTGCCTCTGCTGGGCGAAGGCACGCTCGATGCCGCTGAGGGCGGCTTCGAGCGCGTTGACCAGCGGCGCCAGCTCGCTGACGTTGCGCGCGGGGCTGGCGTGGTCGAAGGTCCAGGAGTTGACCGAGACCTGCGAGGCCTGGGCGGCCAGCTCATGCAGCGGGGCGAGGCCGCGGCGCAGCACGTAGAACATCAGGAGGCCGGAGACGAGCATGAGCAACAGGCTGGTGAGGGAGTAGAAGCCGACGGCGCGGCCGATCAGCTCCCAGACAGGGTGCGTGGGCGTGCCGTAGAGGATGGTGATGTGGTGAGGATGGCCGCCGCCCTTTTCGCCGGGATCGACGATGCGCACGCCTTGTTTGAAGATGATGCGGTAGTTCTTGTCGTGGACGCGGAGGTCGCGGATCTCGCGAGTGTCTTTGCTGGCGAGGGTGCTGTTGAGGACCTGTTCGGCGTCGGGCCAGTTGTGGACGCCGAGCACGCGACCGAACTCGTCGCGGACGATATAGATGTCGCGGTGCGGGGCGAAGTTCTGAGTGCCGTCGAGCATGACGTTGTCGGAGACATCGTCGGCGTCCTGCACGGCCCCCAGCAGGGAGTCGGCGCGGCCGCGCAGCATGACGTCGAAGGCGTGGAAGTCGGAGACGCCCTCGTAGATGCCCGCGATGGCGACTAATGCCAGGGCGGAGCATAGCTCGACCAGCAAGACGGCGATGATGAGGCGGCGGGTGAGGGAGTAGGGCTTCACAGATCCGGGTCCTCGTCGACGATTGGCTTGTCGATGACGAGGCGGTAGCCGCGGCCGCGCAGGTTCTCGATGCTGGAGTGCTTGACTCCCTCGTCGAGCTTGCGCCGGAGGTTGGAGACGTGGGCCTCGATGACGTTGGAGTGGTGCTCCCAGTTGTAGTCGTACATGTGCTCGAGTAGCTCGCGCTTGGAGACGACGATGCGCGGGCGGTGCATGAGGTACTCGAGGATGCGGTACTCCATGGGGGAGAGCAGGATGGGGCGTCCGGCGCGGAGGATGGTCTGCTCGGCGGTGTTCAGGGTCAGGTCGCCGAGCTGGAGGGTGGGGGTGGCGACGCCTTTGCCGCGGCGGATGAGGGCCTTGGCGCGGGCGATCAGCTCGCCGAGGTCGAAGGGTTTGCTGAGGTAGTCGTCGGCGCCATCGTTGAGGAGCTGGATGATGGATTCGCGCTCGCTGCGGGCGGTGAGGACGAGGACGGAGATGTGGTTGCCGCGGGAGCGCAGGCGGCGGAGGATGGTGGCTCCATCAACCAAGGGAAGCATTAAATCGAGGATGATGAGGTCGTAGCAGAGGTTGCCAGCCAGATCGAGCGCGGTGCGGCCGTCTTCGGCGTGGTCGACGGCAAAGCCGGGGCCTTCTCGCAGCGCATGGGCTACGTTCTCGGCCAGTCTCAACTCGTCTTCTACAAGCAGTACGCGCATAGGAAAGATTTCATCAGATTCAGCTTAAGACTGGCTGAATGTTATACGGATCGTAATACGGTAGTGAGGTCATGAGCGTTATGGAATACAATCT
This is a stretch of genomic DNA from Granulicella sp. WH15. It encodes these proteins:
- a CDS encoding efflux RND transporter periplasmic adaptor subunit, with amino-acid sequence MKNLSLPLLSIGLLLTGCKQAADDTAKPEAIVQAEHPTSGTITEEITGDATLAPVAQAAIVPKITAPIKKLYVQRGAHVSAGQLVAVLENSDLAAAAIDNGGAYDAAKATYNAATLSTVPEDQTRARLDLSQAKATLDLQNSILASRQQLFSQGAIPGRDLDTARTTAVQAQAAYDIAKQRFDALAKVGTTSSLETAKGQLASAKGKYLGAEAQLSYTNIRTPISGVVTDRPLFAGETAAPGAPILTIMDTSTLLAKLHLSQAQAQRLEVGSPATLTVPGLDKPVEAKVSLISPALDPGSTTVEVWLSVPNKDGRLKAGTPLHATLEGLTIPKAMLIPTDAVQRSTEAPGKFVLVIASDGTAKKRPVTVGIQTEETTQIVDGLKPDDNVIIGGGYGLDDGTKVKIGPAEAKEDDPADKKEGGK
- a CDS encoding TolC family protein, with the protein product MKLLPQLAILTTVSLASSALAQTTPPQTGPSQTSSLTSATSSAPDITLDQALALARANEPGFAAALAASKSAQLDRSIARSALLPSVVYHNQYLFTQANGATNQAGSTGSQSAPRFIANNTVHEYVSQAQVNETIGLAQVNAVSRADAANAVAAAELEISRRGLTATVIGLFYASTTAQGKVTIETRAAAEAADFSKQTRQREDARESAHADVIKADLTLQQRQRDLSDAQLQAQKSRLDLAVLLFPDPRSPYTVELPAPKPLASRADVETAASANNPELRSALASLHAADLGITAARAAYLPDLALNYSYGIDAAQFAANGPEGVRNLGYSASATLDVPVWDWFATQHRVKQAHILRDAAKVVLTNIQRKLIADLEEFYNEAALAHDQLDSLGLSVATARESLRLTRLRYTAGEATVLEVVDAQSSLTAAELAAQDGTVRYQLALANLQILTGTF
- a CDS encoding YncE family protein, with product MSKVRSLLIALCIGAPLAASSALAQKPFQVEQRWVIGGDGGWDYLTVDSSAHRLYIAHQTKVDVVDTTTGKAIGSIDGLTRCHGIVILPDGKTGFISDGGANNVVVFDTTSLATLAKIPAGTNPDGMVLERSTGTLWAFNGTSHNATVIDVNQRKAIGLVALPGKPEFPVTDDKGTVFVNIEDKNSVVRLDAKAQKVTATWPLAGCESPSGQSFDRAAGRLFAVCDGNKMAVTDIHTGKSLATPTIGADPDATSFDPKSKLVFSSNGDGTMTVIDTAKPGFPVVQNLTTMKGARTMTFDAATGKLYTVTAKFSPNPAPATPGHKSRPIPSRHLHRPGRRPLGYFIPFSLRYGQDDLLSASRWSAASIFETGYPAHAQLYRTWAG
- a CDS encoding HAMP domain-containing sensor histidine kinase — protein: MKPYSLTRRLIIAVLLVELCSALALVAIAGIYEGVSDFHAFDVMLRGRADSLLGAVQDADDVSDNVMLDGTQNFAPHRDIYIVRDEFGRVLGVHNWPDAEQVLNSTLASKDTREIRDLRVHDKNYRIIFKQGVRIVDPGEKGGGHPHHITILYGTPTHPVWELIGRAVGFYSLTSLLLMLVSGLLMFYVLRRGLAPLHELAAQASQVSVNSWTFDHASPARNVSELAPLVNALEAALSGIERAFAQQRQFVSDAAHELKTAVAVLKSSLQLLTMRSRSVAEYEEGLERIQIDCERMEYLVASMLTLAGLEGRELEGQQQAPAAPEPVDLVSVLHDVTEHFRTLAKVSHIALSIHATQPVFAAIDPERLHLLCSNLIHNALQHSPHDSEIRAIVDTHDNIAELRIEDDGEGIAPEILPHVFDRFYRGDASRSRRTGGTGLGLSIVKAIVQRFHGEICLESKPGAGTTAIVTLPLASAPLETEYATKTLHS
- a CDS encoding response regulator transcription factor, translated to MRVLLVEDELRLAENVAHALREGPGFAVDHAEDGRTALDLAGNLCYDLIILDLMLPLVDGATILRRLRSRGNHISVLVLTARSERESIIQLLNDGADDYLSKPFDLGELIARAKALIRRGKGVATPTLQLGDLTLNTAEQTILRAGRPILLSPMEYRILEYLMHRPRIVVSKRELLEHMYDYNWEHHSNVIEAHVSNLRRKLDEGVKHSSIENLRGRGYRLVIDKPIVDEDPDL